Part of the Bacillus sp. THAF10 genome is shown below.
GCTTATTGCTTTCCTTCGCTTTTTGCTTAATCACTTTTGCAAGGTTGTGATTAATGTAATCCGTTAAGACCAAAATGATATCAATGTGATCTGGAATCGTTCTTTTTACGACCTGTACCTTCCTCCCATCAATATGTAAAACCTGATCAAAGCCTTCTGTTTTCAGTTTTTCTTGAATATTACCTAAGTGGTCTGCTCCCACTACCATTAAAGAGGGCATTGCTTTTATCTCCTTCCTAATTGAGAATTATTCTCTTTCATAGGAACATCATAATTGAGAATGATTCTCTTTGTCAACTATTTTTGAAATTATACATCATTTTTCAAATTTAGTATGAAAACTTCCGTTTTTGTAAACATTATTAACGTATCTTTTGAAAAGGAGGATTTTCGCATGCCAAGAGAAGTACTTTGTGAAGTGAAAAACTGTAATTACTGGGGACAGGGCAACCAATGCCAAGCAGATGAGATTTATGTTGTGAGTCATAAGGGAAATACGGCTCATGATACAAAAGATACAGACTGCAAAACCTTTAAGCCTACTCACTAATGACGTAGAAGTAAAAATGCGAAAAGCCTCAGGGATGTCCCTGAGGCTTTTTATATTAGCTCTGTTAAACTACGCTGTAGATTCTCTGCGTCCTGTGGGGCGGTGCTGGAGCCTCCATGGCTTCGCCTGTCGCGTCTCCAGTCAACCGCTTCGTTCCCGCGAGAGTCTCTGCCTTTTCTACAATCAACAACGAAAAACTACTTGTAATCAACAATCACCTTTTACAACGCCTTTATATTTTGCTTTGTAAATGTTTTCGTGATTTTTGTTATTGATTTTATATAGTCTTCATCCACTTCAAAGCCTATTCCGGGGGAAGTTGGTACTTCTACTTCCCCATCTTTAACCTCAACCTTTGGAAAAGTTACATCACGTTTCCAATAGCGATCAGATGATGAAATATCGCCTGGAATCGTAAAGTTAGAAAGAGTGGCAAGCGCAATATTAAACGCGCGCGAGATGCCCATTTCCAGCATCCCACCACACCAGACTGGAATGTTATTTTCCTGACATAAGTCATGAATACCAATAGCCTGAGTCACTCCACCAACCCTGCCGATTTTGATGCTCATGGTTTTACAGCTGTTAAGATACAATGCATTTTTTGCATCTTGGACAGACACAATGCTCTCATCAAGACAGATTGGGGTTTCCATTTGTCCCTGTAAAATAGAATGCTCGACAATATCACTTGCCCCTAAAGGTTGCTCTATCATTAGAAGCCCCAATGAATCAATACGTTTAAGCTTTTCTATGTTGTCTAATGTATAAGCAGAGTTTGCATCAGCCAAGACGTCTAGGGTGGGGAAGGAATGTTTTATGCTCTTAAGCATTTCATAATCATTTGTTGGATCTATTTTTACCTTTATCCGCTCGTAACCTTCTGCAGCTCTTTGTTCAATGGTTTGAAGCATGGCAGGTAAATTATCGATTCCAACCACGACCCCGGCTTTAACAGTATCACGCACTCCACCGATATAGGTTGAAAGGGATTGGTTAGATCTCCTTGCAAAAAGATCCCATACTGCCATTTCTAAACCAGCTTTGGCCATTTCGTTTCCTCTCCACATAGCCAATGCTTTTGCCACATCTTTAGGACTTTCCCATTCTTGTTTGAATAAAACAGGGATAAAAAAATCCTCCAGCATATGCCAAGCGGTGTCAATTGTTTCTGCTGTGTACCATGGAGACGAGAAGGCCACTACCTCCCCCCAACCGTGAATGTTATGCTCATCTGTCACTTTTACTAAAATGGAGTCACGTTCCTTCACTGTCTCCAGATGGGTGCGAAAAGGGGAAACAAGATTCATTGACACATGGTATAGTTGTACCGACCTAACTTTCATCGTCTTCCCCCTTTGGAAACAACTTCGCTAATTCCTTCCGCACTAATTTATTCGAAGCATTTCTTGGCAGGATATCCACTTCGATGAGTTCTTTCGGTACTTTAAATTTTGCTAACTTACTACTCAAATAATCTAACAGTTCCTCTACATCCAATTTTCGATCCTTTTTCGTGACAACAACGCCAACGGGCACCTGCCCCCACTTCTCATCCTTTACCCCTGTGACCCCTGCTTCAAGAATCGAAGGATGAGAAAGCATGGCTGCTTCGATTTCAGCAGGATAAATGTTTTCTCCACCTGAAATGATTAAATCACTTCTGCGATCTACTACATATAAAAAACCTTCTTCATCAAGATAACCTAAATCTCCTGTATACAACCAGCCTTCGCGGATGGAAGAGGCAGTAGCAGCTTTATTATTAAAATAGCCCGGCGTCACATTCGGACCTTTTACCATTATCTCTCCGATTATATGAGCACCAGCTTCCTTATCATGAAGTGAGATTTTCAACTGACTTGGAAATAACGGTTTCCCAGCCGATCCAATTTTCTTTAAAGCATATTCCGCTGAAAGAGTGACAATTTGTGAGCACGTTTCCGTCATCCCATATGTTTGAATAACAGGGATTTCTTTCTCTTTACATGACATCAATAATGACTGGGGAACTGGTCCCCCTCCCACAAGCATACATCGGAATTCAGAAGGGTATTGGTCTTTTCCAAGCTTCTCAATAAGTACATGGAGCATGGAGGAGACAACCGAAATAATCGTAACACCTTTTGTCATGATGTCCTGATGAACGAAATCCACATCAAATCGCTTATGTAATCTAACTTTCATCCCATATAGCACACTTCTCATTAAAATGGAGTATCCACTAATATGAAAAATTGGAACTGCCAATAACCAACAGTCATCCTCGTGCAATCCTAAATTAAACGCAGAGCCTGTAGCGCTCCAAAAGTGGTTGCCATGGGTTTGTTTTACTCCTTTAGGAAAGCCAGTTGTGCCGCTGGTATACATAATTGTCGTTACATCGTCTAGGCAAAACTCATCCAAGAGAGTACATGGTTTCTCTTCTAAATCCTTCAAAGAGTATCTTGTGATAACGGGTGTTGAAAGCTCCATCATCCATTCTTGCACATCGTCTACTAATAATAGAATCGATGCTGCATCGTTCATTTGATAGGCCAACTCAGCTGATGTTAATCGTGTATTATGGAGAACTGCAATTGCACCAATATTTTTCAAGGCGAAAATTAGTTGAACTAGCTCTACACTATTATTCATAAAAAGGGAGACGGTGGATCCTTTTTTTACGCCAGCAAAAGAAAGTTTTCGGGAAAGATGCACGGAGGATTGATAAAGTTCTTGAAAGGTGATGGTCTGCTCTCCCATTTCTACTGCAGTTCGATTAGGAGTAAGAAAAGCTCTCTTTTTTAAGAAATTTGGCAAACTGGTCATAACAAACACACATCCTTATCAAATAAAGAAGAGCAATCCAAAAGCCTGAGCTCTTAGATTGCCCTCCAATGATAAAATAAATTATTAAGGGAAACGAGGGAATTGTCCGAAGTCTGGCTTTCGTTTTTCTTTAAAAGCGTCACGACCTTCTTTAGCCTCATCTGTTGTATAGTATAATAATGTCGCATCGCCTGCGAATTGTTGTATTCCTGCTAAACCATCCGTATCAGCATTCATTGCTGCCTTCAAGAAACGTAAGGCTGTAGGACTGTTATCCAGCATTTCTTCGCACCATTGAACCGTCTCATCCTCTAATTTCTCAAGCGGTACAACAGTATTTACTAAGCCCATATCCAATGCTTCCTTCGCATCGTATTGACGGCAAAGATACCAAATTTCTCTTGCTTTCTTGTGTCCAACGATGCGTGCAAGATAACCAGAACCATATCCAGCATCAAAGCTACCTACTTTAGGACCTGTCTGACCAAAACGTGCATTTTCTGCAGCAATTGTTAAATCACATACAACATGCAGAACATGCCCGCCACCGATTGCCCATCCGGCTACCATTGCAACTACTGGCTTTGGTGTTACACGAATGAGACGTTGAAGATCTAACACGTTCAAGCGTGGAATTTCATCTTCACCTACATAACCGCCGTGACCACGTACCTTTTGATCACCGCCAGAACAGAATGCTTTGTCTCCCGCACCAGTTAAGATAATAACTCCAACACTTGAGTCATCTCGTGCATAGGCAAATGCATCAATTAATTCCATTACGGTCTTTGGTCGGAACGCATTATGTACTTCCGGACGATTAATCGTAATCTTCGCTATTCCATTATATGTTTCATAAAGGATGTCTTCATAATTTTTTGGACCTGAAATCCATTCTCTTGTCATGTTTATTCCTCCCTAATAAAATTAGTTCGATAAAAACTCACTTACTATTTTACCAAACTTTCGCGGTTGTTCCACATGAATTGCATGACCCGCGTCGTTTATTTTTATAAAACGTGCATTTTCGATTTTTTTACTCATTTCTTGAGCAATCTGAACAAACTTTGCATCCCCTTCTCCTGCAGCTAGTAATACAGGCATCGTAAGCATTGAAATCTTCTCCCAATAAGAAGGCTGAACTCCTGTTCCGATTCCTTTTAAGCTATTTGCCAGTCCAAGGGGGGTGTTGTTTAATCGCTGCTGATAAATTTTTTGCTGTTTTTCAGCAGCTAAGGTTTTTTGACTTTGAAAAAGCGGTATTTCGGTCCAATAATCAACGAACTCCCCTATCCCCTTCTTTAAAATGAATTGTGCAAGTTGTTCATCTGCCTTTTGCCTGCTGTGCCTGTCGGATTCCTTTTTCAAACCAGGTGAAGCACTTTCTAAAATTAACCTTTGAACAATCTCAGGATATTGTAAAGCGAACGAAAGGGCAACCCTACCTCCCATGGAATATCCAAAAAGAGAACATTTCTCTACATTTAAGATTTCTAATATGGTATACAGATCTGCAACGGTTTCTTTCATTTGATAACGGTCAGCATGTAAGGGGGTGCTTGTTTGCCCATGCCCCAATAAATCTACAAGGATGAACGTAAAGTTTTCTTTTTCCGGAAAATCTTTTATTAGTTCTGTAAAATTTGCTCCGCATCCTGTAAAGCCATGAAGAAGTAACAGGTGATGTGCGCCATCTCCTACCGTATTAACATGATATGGTATTCCATTCACTTCCATTATATTTCCCCATTTAACGACAAAATCATTTCCTGGGAAACGTTATTCCACAAATTACGATGAATGCGTTGATTTTCTTCCCTATTTGTCGAAATTTCAATAACCTTTAAACCATCTTCTAGAAGCGATGTCCTGATAGAGTTTTGGAAATCTACCCAATCTGCAACCTTCGTATAGCTGGCACCGTAAAGTCTCGCAGCATGCTCAAACTCTAGTCCCGTTGGCGTTCCAAATAAACTTTCAAAATGCTGTTCTACCTTTGATTGTGGGAGGAAGGAGAATATTCCGCCACCGTCATTATTTATGAGAACAATAGTGGCATTCAGCTTTAATAGCTTCGCTGCTAACAACCCATTCATATCATGGTAAAAGGATAAATCACCAATTACTAGTACTAAATGATCGAAAGAAGTACTAGCTGCTAAAGCAGTAGAAACAACACCATCAATGCCGTTTGCCCCCCGGTTTGCTAGCACAGTAATGTTTTTATCATGGTTAAATAGAAACGTGTCAACATCTCGTATAGGCATACTGTTGCCCACAAATAATGCCGAATCTGTTGGTAAAAGCTCTTGAAGTTCACTAATTACCCTGCCCTCAAATAACGCTTCCTGCTTTATCTGAAGAATTGCTTTGGTTGTCTCATTCAAGGATTTTATTGATTCAATCCAATTGCGCTCCTTGTCAATGTCGGTTAGGTTAGGAATCAACGCTTGGCAAAATAGTGTTTCTTCTGTATGCACCATATAATTAGCCTGAAGAGTCGGATCTCTATATCCACCTTTTCCATCAACAACAATATGGATTGCTGAAGACGCTCTTGTTATGTACTGCATTAAAGATTTTGAAACTGGCATTGCTCCAAAACGGATTATCACTTCTGGCTTTAGCACTTTCTTTACATCATCTGAACGAAGAAACGCATCGTAGCCTTCTATAATGTTTTGTTTATCATGCGTACCTGTTCTTAGTCCAGACAATGGATCTGCAAAGACGGGGTAACCTAATGCGTCAGATAACCTAGATAAAGAATTTATGAAATCCTCTCTTTTCTTTAGTGGCATCTCTCCACAAACGATAACGCCTCTTTTTCGTTCCTTTAGTATGCTGGCAAAGTACTTTGCCTTT
Proteins encoded:
- a CDS encoding DUF2325 domain-containing protein is translated as MPSLMVVGADHLGNIQEKLKTEGFDQVLHIDGRKVQVVKRTIPDHIDIILVLTDYINHNLAKVIKQKAKESNKPVFYCKRSWSSIQKVIGNISIA
- the menD gene encoding 2-succinyl-5-enolpyruvyl-6-hydroxy-3-cyclohexene-1-carboxylic-acid synthase yields the protein MNASNDLTYYLAAFVDELVKSGMKEAVISPGSRSTPLALLMAEHPELNVTVLVDERSASFYALGLAKTTNKPVAILCTSGTAATNYYPAIVEAYQSRIPLVVLTADRPHELRDVGAPQAIDQVKMYGDYVKWFVEMSLPMDTPSMIRYARTMSSRAVGTSLSAPYGPVHLNFPLREPLVPDLTATDLWTKYREENDNRLEVNVGTYSISDEKAKYFASILKERKRGVIVCGEMPLKKREDFINSLSRLSDALGYPVFADPLSGLRTGTHDKQNIIEGYDAFLRSDDVKKVLKPEVIIRFGAMPVSKSLMQYITRASSAIHIVVDGKGGYRDPTLQANYMVHTEETLFCQALIPNLTDIDKERNWIESIKSLNETTKAILQIKQEALFEGRVISELQELLPTDSALFVGNSMPIRDVDTFLFNHDKNITVLANRGANGIDGVVSTALAASTSFDHLVLVIGDLSFYHDMNGLLAAKLLKLNATIVLINNDGGGIFSFLPQSKVEQHFESLFGTPTGLEFEHAARLYGASYTKVADWVDFQNSIRTSLLEDGLKVIEISTNREENQRIHRNLWNNVSQEMILSLNGEI
- the menC gene encoding o-succinylbenzoate synthase; the protein is MKVRSVQLYHVSMNLVSPFRTHLETVKERDSILVKVTDEHNIHGWGEVVAFSSPWYTAETIDTAWHMLEDFFIPVLFKQEWESPKDVAKALAMWRGNEMAKAGLEMAVWDLFARRSNQSLSTYIGGVRDTVKAGVVVGIDNLPAMLQTIEQRAAEGYERIKVKIDPTNDYEMLKSIKHSFPTLDVLADANSAYTLDNIEKLKRIDSLGLLMIEQPLGASDIVEHSILQGQMETPICLDESIVSVQDAKNALYLNSCKTMSIKIGRVGGVTQAIGIHDLCQENNIPVWCGGMLEMGISRAFNIALATLSNFTIPGDISSSDRYWKRDVTFPKVEVKDGEVEVPTSPGIGFEVDEDYIKSITKITKTFTKQNIKAL
- the menH gene encoding 2-succinyl-6-hydroxy-2,4-cyclohexadiene-1-carboxylate synthase produces the protein MEVNGIPYHVNTVGDGAHHLLLLHGFTGCGANFTELIKDFPEKENFTFILVDLLGHGQTSTPLHADRYQMKETVADLYTILEILNVEKCSLFGYSMGGRVALSFALQYPEIVQRLILESASPGLKKESDRHSRQKADEQLAQFILKKGIGEFVDYWTEIPLFQSQKTLAAEKQQKIYQQRLNNTPLGLANSLKGIGTGVQPSYWEKISMLTMPVLLAAGEGDAKFVQIAQEMSKKIENARFIKINDAGHAIHVEQPRKFGKIVSEFLSN
- the menB gene encoding 1,4-dihydroxy-2-naphthoyl-CoA synthase: MTREWISGPKNYEDILYETYNGIAKITINRPEVHNAFRPKTVMELIDAFAYARDDSSVGVIILTGAGDKAFCSGGDQKVRGHGGYVGEDEIPRLNVLDLQRLIRVTPKPVVAMVAGWAIGGGHVLHVVCDLTIAAENARFGQTGPKVGSFDAGYGSGYLARIVGHKKAREIWYLCRQYDAKEALDMGLVNTVVPLEKLEDETVQWCEEMLDNSPTALRFLKAAMNADTDGLAGIQQFAGDATLLYYTTDEAKEGRDAFKEKRKPDFGQFPRFP
- a CDS encoding o-succinylbenzoate--CoA ligase, whose protein sequence is MTSLPNFLKKRAFLTPNRTAVEMGEQTITFQELYQSSVHLSRKLSFAGVKKGSTVSLFMNNSVELVQLIFALKNIGAIAVLHNTRLTSAELAYQMNDAASILLLVDDVQEWMMELSTPVITRYSLKDLEEKPCTLLDEFCLDDVTTIMYTSGTTGFPKGVKQTHGNHFWSATGSAFNLGLHEDDCWLLAVPIFHISGYSILMRSVLYGMKVRLHKRFDVDFVHQDIMTKGVTIISVVSSMLHVLIEKLGKDQYPSEFRCMLVGGGPVPQSLLMSCKEKEIPVIQTYGMTETCSQIVTLSAEYALKKIGSAGKPLFPSQLKISLHDKEAGAHIIGEIMVKGPNVTPGYFNNKAATASSIREGWLYTGDLGYLDEEGFLYVVDRRSDLIISGGENIYPAEIEAAMLSHPSILEAGVTGVKDEKWGQVPVGVVVTKKDRKLDVEELLDYLSSKLAKFKVPKELIEVDILPRNASNKLVRKELAKLFPKGEDDES
- a CDS encoding DUF1540 domain-containing protein, with translation MPREVLCEVKNCNYWGQGNQCQADEIYVVSHKGNTAHDTKDTDCKTFKPTH